In a single window of the Nycticebus coucang isolate mNycCou1 chromosome 13, mNycCou1.pri, whole genome shotgun sequence genome:
- the LOC128563701 gene encoding uncharacterized protein LOC128563701 isoform X1 has protein sequence MGEGTPVLLVMNFVPFVCILVVAARLSGVDVRSSTFSLGAAHIHQVTCSFLAGTGFEPPPQRCVGMQDLREKSLEDSTQSLISHEEQVHQSTDYGHRQTGNRDESRLVVPLRRAPGCHRRLSARRRGLSFQSSLEVIQEEPLEESAQSLSLDKELVYQATDRGQRQTGYGNESAVCFTELQVMRTSQPATWDMLVSSLVPVLSAQTICSVTSQGSYHDINTMARFLEKLVRRSTSSIYVSWPDSCPVVCDQYVSIPRLRFEVADMQVTVSTSYLGNQATIAVAWLYQFGPIFTNAEGGMAAVYQLQKEQQALPVPAIEPAPPPADLGEQRPALEPGVPASLDLPMYMESAPGPGSRAAPWTEPSGKPVKTGKAQPKAIVGLSQPRTVPEQMLHRAGPSSILAYTGKQVAEQLTLLDAVSSCSNPFPDQRPAIWSHPAARLMSQASCLSFFLYLRSLCLWQLHTSAGHIPWEGTEHRVGAWPTRCRGGPLSMAPRLLSPPPGKPHQPQQLLHIWHRLHFRPDTRTETLEVAATGHVRLNRKKAWHTGGLRKGRAEHPAECGLRKAGLGETPRAVLSLPGSMRFAPSVKGE, from the exons tttttggccgggactgggtttgaaccaccacctcag AGGTGCGTGGGGATGCAGGACCTCCGTGAGAAGTCCCTGGAGGACTCCACACAATCTCTGATTTCACATGAAGAACAGGTGCACCAGTCCACCGACTACGGCCATCGCCAgactggg AATAGAGATGAGTCTCGATTGGTGGTTCCCCTGAGGAGAGCACCTGGCTGCCATCGAAGGCTCTCAGCCCGACGTCGGGGCCTCTCTTTCCAGAGCTCCCTGGAGGTAATCCAGGAGGAGCCGCTGGAGGAGTCCGCACAATCTCTGTCTTTGGATAAAGAACTGGTGTACCAAGCCACTGACCGTGGCCAGCGCCAgactggg TATGGAAATGAGTCGGCTGTCTGCTTTACGGAGCTGCAAGTGATGAGGACCTCCCAGCCAGCCACCTGGGACATGCTGGTGAGCTCTCTCGTGCCAGTTCTTTCGGCACAAACCATCTGCTCCGTGACCTCCCAGGGCTCCTACCACGACATCAACACCATGGCACGGTTCCTAGAGAAACTGgtcaggag AAGCACCTCTTCCATCTACGTCTCCTGGCCAGATTCATGCCCTGTGGTCTGCGACCAGTATGTGAGCATTCCAAGGCTCAGGTTTGAGGTGGCTGACATGCAGGTCACCGTGTCCACATCATACCTGGGGAATCAAGCCACCATCGCCGTTGCCTGGCTGTACCAATTCGGGCCCATTTTCACAAACGCAGAGGGTGGGATGGCCGCAGTTTACCAGCTTCAGAAAG AACAACAGGCGCTCCCAGTGCCGGCCATAGAACCAGCGCCACCGCCAGCAGATCTGGGCGAGCAGAGGCCTGCTCTGGAGCCAGGGGTGCCTGCATCCCTGGATCTCCCAATGTATATGGAGTCAGCTCCAGGGCCAGGGTCAAGGGCAGCACCCTGGACAGAGCCATCTGGAAAGCCAGTGAAAACTGGAAAGGCACAACCAAAGGCAATCGTAGGCCTCAGCCAGCCCAGGACTGTGCCTGAACAAATGCTGCACAGGGCGGGGCCGTCTAGCATCCTGGCGTACACAGGGAAACAAGTGGCTGAGCAGCTCACGCTGCTGGATGCGGTGAGCAGCTGCTCAAACCCCTTCCCTGACCAGAGGCCAGCGATCTGGTCCCACCCTGCTGCACGTCTTATGAGCCAGGCCAGctgtttgagtttctttctgtatttacgGTCCCTGTGTCTGTGGCAGCTACACACATCTGCTGGGCACATCccatgggaggggacagagcaCAGGGTGGGGGCCTGGCCCACTAGATGCAGGGGTGGCCCACTTAGCATGGCCCCCCGGCTGCTAAGCCCCCCGCCCGGGAAgcctcaccagcctcagcaattACTACACATCTGGCACAGACTGCATTTCAGACCAGACACCCGCACTGAGACCCTGGAGGTGGCTGCCACGGGCCACGTGCGTCtcaacagaaagaaggcctggcacacaggtggCCTCAGGAAGGGCCGGGCTGAGCACCCTGCAGAGTGTGGGCTCCGGAAGGCCGGCCTGGGGGAAACACCACGTGCTGTTCTCTCCTTGCCCGGCTCTATGCGTTTCGCGCCCTCCGTGAAAGGGGAATGA
- the LOC128563701 gene encoding uncharacterized protein LOC128563701 isoform X3: protein MINLESFIFCRYKWIQEQRCVGMQDLREKSLEDSTQSLISHEEQNRDESRLVVPLRRAPGCHRRLSARRRGLSFQSSLEVIQEEPLEESAQSLSLDKELVYQATDRGQRQTGYGNESAVCFTELQVMRTSQPATWDMLVSSLVPVLSAQTICSVTSQGSYHDINTMARFLEKLVRRSTSSIYVSWPDSCPVVCDQYVSIPRLRFEVADMQVTVSTSYLGNQATIAVAWLYQFGPIFTNAEGGMAAVYQLQKEQQALPVPAIEPAPPPADLGEQRPALEPGVPASLDLPMYMESAPGPGSRAAPWTEPSGKPVKTGKAQPKAIVGLSQPRTVPEQMLHRAGPSSILAYTGKQVAEQLTLLDAVSSCSNPFPDQRPAIWSHPAARLMSQASCLSFFLYLRSLCLWQLHTSAGHIPWEGTEHRVGAWPTRCRGGPLSMAPRLLSPPPGKPHQPQQLLHIWHRLHFRPDTRTETLEVAATGHVRLNRKKAWHTGGLRKGRAEHPAECGLRKAGLGETPRAVLSLPGSMRFAPSVKGE from the exons AGGTGCGTGGGGATGCAGGACCTCCGTGAGAAGTCCCTGGAGGACTCCACACAATCTCTGATTTCACATGAAGAACAG AATAGAGATGAGTCTCGATTGGTGGTTCCCCTGAGGAGAGCACCTGGCTGCCATCGAAGGCTCTCAGCCCGACGTCGGGGCCTCTCTTTCCAGAGCTCCCTGGAGGTAATCCAGGAGGAGCCGCTGGAGGAGTCCGCACAATCTCTGTCTTTGGATAAAGAACTGGTGTACCAAGCCACTGACCGTGGCCAGCGCCAgactggg TATGGAAATGAGTCGGCTGTCTGCTTTACGGAGCTGCAAGTGATGAGGACCTCCCAGCCAGCCACCTGGGACATGCTGGTGAGCTCTCTCGTGCCAGTTCTTTCGGCACAAACCATCTGCTCCGTGACCTCCCAGGGCTCCTACCACGACATCAACACCATGGCACGGTTCCTAGAGAAACTGgtcaggag AAGCACCTCTTCCATCTACGTCTCCTGGCCAGATTCATGCCCTGTGGTCTGCGACCAGTATGTGAGCATTCCAAGGCTCAGGTTTGAGGTGGCTGACATGCAGGTCACCGTGTCCACATCATACCTGGGGAATCAAGCCACCATCGCCGTTGCCTGGCTGTACCAATTCGGGCCCATTTTCACAAACGCAGAGGGTGGGATGGCCGCAGTTTACCAGCTTCAGAAAG AACAACAGGCGCTCCCAGTGCCGGCCATAGAACCAGCGCCACCGCCAGCAGATCTGGGCGAGCAGAGGCCTGCTCTGGAGCCAGGGGTGCCTGCATCCCTGGATCTCCCAATGTATATGGAGTCAGCTCCAGGGCCAGGGTCAAGGGCAGCACCCTGGACAGAGCCATCTGGAAAGCCAGTGAAAACTGGAAAGGCACAACCAAAGGCAATCGTAGGCCTCAGCCAGCCCAGGACTGTGCCTGAACAAATGCTGCACAGGGCGGGGCCGTCTAGCATCCTGGCGTACACAGGGAAACAAGTGGCTGAGCAGCTCACGCTGCTGGATGCGGTGAGCAGCTGCTCAAACCCCTTCCCTGACCAGAGGCCAGCGATCTGGTCCCACCCTGCTGCACGTCTTATGAGCCAGGCCAGctgtttgagtttctttctgtatttacgGTCCCTGTGTCTGTGGCAGCTACACACATCTGCTGGGCACATCccatgggaggggacagagcaCAGGGTGGGGGCCTGGCCCACTAGATGCAGGGGTGGCCCACTTAGCATGGCCCCCCGGCTGCTAAGCCCCCCGCCCGGGAAgcctcaccagcctcagcaattACTACACATCTGGCACAGACTGCATTTCAGACCAGACACCCGCACTGAGACCCTGGAGGTGGCTGCCACGGGCCACGTGCGTCtcaacagaaagaaggcctggcacacaggtggCCTCAGGAAGGGCCGGGCTGAGCACCCTGCAGAGTGTGGGCTCCGGAAGGCCGGCCTGGGGGAAACACCACGTGCTGTTCTCTCCTTGCCCGGCTCTATGCGTTTCGCGCCCTCCGTGAAAGGGGAATGA
- the LOC128563701 gene encoding uncharacterized protein LOC128563701 isoform X2, whose protein sequence is MINLESFIFCRYKWIQEQRCVGMQDLREKSLEDSTQSLISHEEQVHQSTDYGHRQTGNRDESRLVVPLRRAPGCHRRLSARRRGLSFQSSLEVIQEEPLEESAQSLSLDKELVYQATDRGQRQTGYGNESAVCFTELQVMRTSQPATWDMLVSSLVPVLSAQTICSVTSQGSYHDINTMARFLEKLVRRSTSSIYVSWPDSCPVVCDQYVSIPRLRFEVADMQVTVSTSYLGNQATIAVAWLYQFGPIFTNAEGGMAAVYQLQKEQQALPVPAIEPAPPPADLGEQRPALEPGVPASLDLPMYMESAPGPGSRAAPWTEPSGKPVKTGKAQPKAIVGLSQPRTVPEQMLHRAGPSSILAYTGKQVAEQLTLLDAVSSCSNPFPDQRPAIWSHPAARLMSQASCLSFFLYLRSLCLWQLHTSAGHIPWEGTEHRVGAWPTRCRGGPLSMAPRLLSPPPGKPHQPQQLLHIWHRLHFRPDTRTETLEVAATGHVRLNRKKAWHTGGLRKGRAEHPAECGLRKAGLGETPRAVLSLPGSMRFAPSVKGE, encoded by the exons AGGTGCGTGGGGATGCAGGACCTCCGTGAGAAGTCCCTGGAGGACTCCACACAATCTCTGATTTCACATGAAGAACAGGTGCACCAGTCCACCGACTACGGCCATCGCCAgactggg AATAGAGATGAGTCTCGATTGGTGGTTCCCCTGAGGAGAGCACCTGGCTGCCATCGAAGGCTCTCAGCCCGACGTCGGGGCCTCTCTTTCCAGAGCTCCCTGGAGGTAATCCAGGAGGAGCCGCTGGAGGAGTCCGCACAATCTCTGTCTTTGGATAAAGAACTGGTGTACCAAGCCACTGACCGTGGCCAGCGCCAgactggg TATGGAAATGAGTCGGCTGTCTGCTTTACGGAGCTGCAAGTGATGAGGACCTCCCAGCCAGCCACCTGGGACATGCTGGTGAGCTCTCTCGTGCCAGTTCTTTCGGCACAAACCATCTGCTCCGTGACCTCCCAGGGCTCCTACCACGACATCAACACCATGGCACGGTTCCTAGAGAAACTGgtcaggag AAGCACCTCTTCCATCTACGTCTCCTGGCCAGATTCATGCCCTGTGGTCTGCGACCAGTATGTGAGCATTCCAAGGCTCAGGTTTGAGGTGGCTGACATGCAGGTCACCGTGTCCACATCATACCTGGGGAATCAAGCCACCATCGCCGTTGCCTGGCTGTACCAATTCGGGCCCATTTTCACAAACGCAGAGGGTGGGATGGCCGCAGTTTACCAGCTTCAGAAAG AACAACAGGCGCTCCCAGTGCCGGCCATAGAACCAGCGCCACCGCCAGCAGATCTGGGCGAGCAGAGGCCTGCTCTGGAGCCAGGGGTGCCTGCATCCCTGGATCTCCCAATGTATATGGAGTCAGCTCCAGGGCCAGGGTCAAGGGCAGCACCCTGGACAGAGCCATCTGGAAAGCCAGTGAAAACTGGAAAGGCACAACCAAAGGCAATCGTAGGCCTCAGCCAGCCCAGGACTGTGCCTGAACAAATGCTGCACAGGGCGGGGCCGTCTAGCATCCTGGCGTACACAGGGAAACAAGTGGCTGAGCAGCTCACGCTGCTGGATGCGGTGAGCAGCTGCTCAAACCCCTTCCCTGACCAGAGGCCAGCGATCTGGTCCCACCCTGCTGCACGTCTTATGAGCCAGGCCAGctgtttgagtttctttctgtatttacgGTCCCTGTGTCTGTGGCAGCTACACACATCTGCTGGGCACATCccatgggaggggacagagcaCAGGGTGGGGGCCTGGCCCACTAGATGCAGGGGTGGCCCACTTAGCATGGCCCCCCGGCTGCTAAGCCCCCCGCCCGGGAAgcctcaccagcctcagcaattACTACACATCTGGCACAGACTGCATTTCAGACCAGACACCCGCACTGAGACCCTGGAGGTGGCTGCCACGGGCCACGTGCGTCtcaacagaaagaaggcctggcacacaggtggCCTCAGGAAGGGCCGGGCTGAGCACCCTGCAGAGTGTGGGCTCCGGAAGGCCGGCCTGGGGGAAACACCACGTGCTGTTCTCTCCTTGCCCGGCTCTATGCGTTTCGCGCCCTCCGTGAAAGGGGAATGA
- the LOC128563701 gene encoding uncharacterized protein LOC128563701 isoform X4 yields MQDLREKSLEDSTQSLISHEEQVHQSTDYGHRQTGNRDESRLVVPLRRAPGCHRRLSARRRGLSFQSSLEVIQEEPLEESAQSLSLDKELVYQATDRGQRQTGYGNESAVCFTELQVMRTSQPATWDMLVSSLVPVLSAQTICSVTSQGSYHDINTMARFLEKLVRRSTSSIYVSWPDSCPVVCDQYVSIPRLRFEVADMQVTVSTSYLGNQATIAVAWLYQFGPIFTNAEGGMAAVYQLQKEQQALPVPAIEPAPPPADLGEQRPALEPGVPASLDLPMYMESAPGPGSRAAPWTEPSGKPVKTGKAQPKAIVGLSQPRTVPEQMLHRAGPSSILAYTGKQVAEQLTLLDAVSSCSNPFPDQRPAIWSHPAARLMSQASCLSFFLYLRSLCLWQLHTSAGHIPWEGTEHRVGAWPTRCRGGPLSMAPRLLSPPPGKPHQPQQLLHIWHRLHFRPDTRTETLEVAATGHVRLNRKKAWHTGGLRKGRAEHPAECGLRKAGLGETPRAVLSLPGSMRFAPSVKGE; encoded by the exons ATGCAGGACCTCCGTGAGAAGTCCCTGGAGGACTCCACACAATCTCTGATTTCACATGAAGAACAGGTGCACCAGTCCACCGACTACGGCCATCGCCAgactggg AATAGAGATGAGTCTCGATTGGTGGTTCCCCTGAGGAGAGCACCTGGCTGCCATCGAAGGCTCTCAGCCCGACGTCGGGGCCTCTCTTTCCAGAGCTCCCTGGAGGTAATCCAGGAGGAGCCGCTGGAGGAGTCCGCACAATCTCTGTCTTTGGATAAAGAACTGGTGTACCAAGCCACTGACCGTGGCCAGCGCCAgactggg TATGGAAATGAGTCGGCTGTCTGCTTTACGGAGCTGCAAGTGATGAGGACCTCCCAGCCAGCCACCTGGGACATGCTGGTGAGCTCTCTCGTGCCAGTTCTTTCGGCACAAACCATCTGCTCCGTGACCTCCCAGGGCTCCTACCACGACATCAACACCATGGCACGGTTCCTAGAGAAACTGgtcaggag AAGCACCTCTTCCATCTACGTCTCCTGGCCAGATTCATGCCCTGTGGTCTGCGACCAGTATGTGAGCATTCCAAGGCTCAGGTTTGAGGTGGCTGACATGCAGGTCACCGTGTCCACATCATACCTGGGGAATCAAGCCACCATCGCCGTTGCCTGGCTGTACCAATTCGGGCCCATTTTCACAAACGCAGAGGGTGGGATGGCCGCAGTTTACCAGCTTCAGAAAG AACAACAGGCGCTCCCAGTGCCGGCCATAGAACCAGCGCCACCGCCAGCAGATCTGGGCGAGCAGAGGCCTGCTCTGGAGCCAGGGGTGCCTGCATCCCTGGATCTCCCAATGTATATGGAGTCAGCTCCAGGGCCAGGGTCAAGGGCAGCACCCTGGACAGAGCCATCTGGAAAGCCAGTGAAAACTGGAAAGGCACAACCAAAGGCAATCGTAGGCCTCAGCCAGCCCAGGACTGTGCCTGAACAAATGCTGCACAGGGCGGGGCCGTCTAGCATCCTGGCGTACACAGGGAAACAAGTGGCTGAGCAGCTCACGCTGCTGGATGCGGTGAGCAGCTGCTCAAACCCCTTCCCTGACCAGAGGCCAGCGATCTGGTCCCACCCTGCTGCACGTCTTATGAGCCAGGCCAGctgtttgagtttctttctgtatttacgGTCCCTGTGTCTGTGGCAGCTACACACATCTGCTGGGCACATCccatgggaggggacagagcaCAGGGTGGGGGCCTGGCCCACTAGATGCAGGGGTGGCCCACTTAGCATGGCCCCCCGGCTGCTAAGCCCCCCGCCCGGGAAgcctcaccagcctcagcaattACTACACATCTGGCACAGACTGCATTTCAGACCAGACACCCGCACTGAGACCCTGGAGGTGGCTGCCACGGGCCACGTGCGTCtcaacagaaagaaggcctggcacacaggtggCCTCAGGAAGGGCCGGGCTGAGCACCCTGCAGAGTGTGGGCTCCGGAAGGCCGGCCTGGGGGAAACACCACGTGCTGTTCTCTCCTTGCCCGGCTCTATGCGTTTCGCGCCCTCCGTGAAAGGGGAATGA